A single genomic interval of Pyrus communis chromosome 7, drPyrComm1.1, whole genome shotgun sequence harbors:
- the LOC137739381 gene encoding thaumatin-like protein 1b, with amino-acid sequence MSMMKSQVASLLCLTLAMLFFSGAHAAKITFTNNCPNTVWPGTLTGDQKPQLSLTGFELASKASQSVDAPSPWSGRFWARTRCSTDAAGKFTCETADCGSGQVACNGAGAVPPATLVEITIAANGGQDFYDVSLVDGFNLPMSVAPQGGTGECKPSSCPANVNAACPAQLQVKAADGTVISCKSACLAFGDSKYCCTPPNNTPETCPPTEYSQFFEQQCPQAYSYAYDDKNSTFTCSGGPDYVITFCP; translated from the exons ATGTCGATGATGAAGAGCCAAGTAGCTTCCCTCCTCTGCCTCACCTTGGCCATGCTCTTCTTCTCAG GTGCACATGCAGCGAAAATCACTTTCACAAACAACTGCCCTAACACTGTCTGGCCCGGAACCTTAACCGGTGACCAAAAACCTCAGTTATCACTCACCGGCTTCGAACTAGCATCCAAAGCTAGCCAATCAGTGGACGCTCCATCTCCATGGTCTGGTCGCTTCTGGGCTCGAACCAGATGCTCCACGGACGCCGCTGGAAAATTCACTTGTGAAACTGCAGACTGTGGCTCTGGCCAGGTCGCATGCAACGGGGCAGGTGCAGTTCCACCAGCAACTTTAGTTGAAATCACAATTGCAGCAAACGGGGGTCAAGATTTTTACGATGTTAGCCTTGTTGACGGCTTCAACTTGCCTATGTCTGTTGCCCCACAAGGTGGCACGGGCGAGTGCAAGCCCTCATCTTGCCCTGCCAATGTTAACGCGGCGTGCCCAGCTCAACTTCAAGTGAAAGCGGCTGATGGGACTGTCATCAGTTGCAAAAGCGCTTGCCTTGCGTTTGGTGATTCGAAGTACTGCTGCACTCCGCCGAATAATACGCCGGAGACATGTCCTCCCACAGAGTACTCTCAGTTCTTTGAGCAGCAGTGCCCTCAAGCTTATAGCTACGCTTATGATGATAAAAACAGCACATTTACCTGCAGTGGTGGACCTGACTACGTCATTACTTTCTGCCCATAA